One segment of Paenibacillus sp. FSL R7-0337 DNA contains the following:
- a CDS encoding methyl-accepting chemotaxis protein: protein MPTPKKNRKRLFRITKLRTELMLLIITAIVLPSLALIAISTQTSESALRSKMEDTTRSSIHLLDKTLSQLILLESAAVNEVAYEMSSAGLTNNSPQLRKLIDNFKLEHPEVEIVAIGNEDGKYMFAPDSKLDNYDPRIRDWYIDALKTPETTSVINPIFSKVTNSYILPISKAFPDGKGAVTISISMKELMELAKNVSLGDSGYVFILDGNNKVIYHPAMEVASEATDVMTAGTKQGPAGKISYKDTAADTQMDGYYITNELTGFTLAGVLPESEYTKAVYPILYKAAIVLVVALLLAAVITFLIIRRITGPVERLNRSAKRVSEGYLDEFVQTSRRDEIGQLAGNYNEMVSSLRTMVQEVAETSGQLAAASEQLTASTAENSKAVEYVTELVEESTRGVETQAYASAEVATTMEEMSTGIQKIASASEAIVSAAILTETDVSTGSSRMQQVGEQMRTIRESVQQSGILIAELNGLSARVAETSTAISAIAKQTNLLSLNAGIEAARAGEHGRGFAVVAGEVRKLSEATNSSAGQIQETISEMVSLIASAYDVMKHKVAEDVEQGMALTLEASEAFQQIEQSTRQVGEQIHEVSAITEQMSASSSEVAASVQEMATIARAALDSFQSVTAATEEQLASMEEITSSSAALSGMAADMQGQVERFQFDAKNKA from the coding sequence ATGCCAACACCGAAAAAAAACCGAAAGCGCCTATTCCGTATCACGAAGCTCAGAACTGAACTGATGCTGCTTATCATTACAGCTATTGTGCTGCCCTCACTGGCTCTGATAGCCATATCCACACAAACCTCAGAATCGGCCCTGCGCTCCAAAATGGAAGACACCACACGCTCCAGCATCCACCTCCTGGATAAAACACTGTCGCAGCTGATCCTGCTGGAGAGTGCCGCAGTGAATGAGGTGGCGTACGAGATGAGCAGCGCCGGGCTGACGAACAATTCTCCACAGCTGCGCAAGCTGATCGACAACTTCAAGCTGGAGCATCCTGAGGTAGAGATCGTGGCGATAGGCAACGAGGACGGGAAATACATGTTCGCGCCGGATTCCAAGCTGGACAATTATGATCCCCGGATACGCGACTGGTACATAGATGCACTTAAGACCCCGGAGACAACATCGGTGATCAATCCCATTTTCTCCAAAGTAACGAATAGCTATATTCTGCCGATCTCCAAGGCATTTCCGGACGGTAAGGGTGCTGTTACAATCAGCATCAGCATGAAGGAGCTTATGGAGCTGGCGAAGAATGTCAGTCTGGGCGATAGCGGATATGTCTTCATCCTGGATGGAAATAACAAGGTGATCTACCACCCTGCCATGGAGGTTGCTTCGGAAGCCACAGACGTAATGACAGCAGGAACCAAGCAAGGTCCGGCGGGCAAAATCTCCTATAAGGATACTGCAGCCGATACGCAAATGGACGGATACTACATTACCAATGAGCTGACCGGCTTCACCCTGGCCGGAGTGCTTCCAGAGAGTGAATACACGAAGGCGGTCTACCCGATTCTGTACAAGGCTGCTATCGTTCTCGTGGTTGCGCTGCTGCTTGCTGCAGTGATTACCTTCCTGATTATCCGCCGCATTACCGGGCCCGTAGAACGCCTGAACCGTTCGGCCAAGCGGGTAAGCGAAGGATATCTGGATGAATTCGTCCAGACCAGCCGCAGGGATGAGATCGGTCAGCTTGCCGGCAATTATAATGAAATGGTCTCTTCACTGCGCACCATGGTGCAGGAGGTTGCCGAGACCTCCGGCCAGCTCGCCGCTGCCAGTGAACAGCTCACAGCCAGCACGGCTGAGAACAGCAAGGCGGTCGAGTATGTGACGGAGCTGGTGGAGGAATCCACCCGGGGCGTGGAGACCCAGGCCTATGCTTCCGCCGAAGTCGCTACAACGATGGAGGAGATGTCCACTGGCATTCAGAAAATCGCTTCCGCTTCAGAGGCAATTGTGAGTGCCGCTATACTTACGGAAACGGATGTCTCTACCGGCAGCTCCAGAATGCAGCAGGTCGGCGAACAGATGAGAACTATACGAGAATCGGTGCAGCAGTCCGGCATCCTGATCGCTGAGCTTAACGGCTTAAGCGCCAGAGTCGCTGAGACCAGCACGGCGATCTCCGCCATTGCCAAGCAGACCAATCTCCTGTCGCTGAATGCCGGCATCGAGGCGGCCCGGGCCGGAGAACACGGGCGGGGCTTCGCCGTCGTGGCCGGTGAAGTGCGCAAGCTATCGGAGGCCACGAATAGCAGCGCCGGACAGATTCAGGAGACCATCTCCGAGATGGTAAGCCTGATCGCCAGCGCGTATGATGTGATGAAGCATAAGGTGGCAGAGGATGTGGAGCAGGGCATGGCGCTTACCCTGGAAGCGAGCGAGGCCTTCCAGCAGATCGAACAGTCCACCCGGCAGGTCGGCGAGCAGATCCATGAGGTCTCGGCTATTACGGAGCAAATGTCGGCCAGCAGCTCCGAAGTAGCCGCCTCCGTCCAGGAGATGGCCACAATTGCCCGGGCCGCGCTCGATTCCTTCCAGAGCGTAACCGCAGCTACCGAGGAGCAGCTTGCTTCGATGGAGGAGATCACTTCCTCCTCTGCGGCACTCTCCGGTATGGCTGCGGATATGCAGGGACAGGTGGAACGGTTCCAGTTCGATGCGAAGAATAAGGCATAA
- a CDS encoding glycoside hydrolase family 48 protein produces MKLRSFKKPASIVMTAVLTLSLTSGILNFSPGTAKAASVEKTRFLQLYDQLKDPASGYFSAEGIPYHAVETLLSEAPNYGHMTTSEAYSYWMWLEVLYGHNTGDWSKLESAWDNMEKYIIPINEGDGVQEQPTMSSYNPNSPATYASELPQPDQYPSALNGKYTPGKDPLDAELKATYGNNQTYLMHWLVDVDNWYGFGNLLNPNHTASYVNTFQRGVQESVWEAVSHPSQDNKTFGKPNEGFMSLFTKENSAPSAQWRYTNATDADARAVQAMYWAKDLGYTNTVYLNKAKKMGDFLRYGMYDKYFQKVGSASNGSPQPGTGKDSNQYLMAWYTSWGGGLGSGGDWAWRIGASHAHQGYQNVVAAYALSTATAGLVPSSATAGTDWSKSLTRQLEFYNWLQSSEGAIAGGATNSYGGSYSAYPAGASTFYGMLYDEAPVYQDPPSNNWFGMQSWSMERVAELYYILASSGDTTSDNFKMAKRVIENWIDWSSDYAFVGSRPVSDAAGYYLDQQGNRILGGANPQVATVSAPGEFWIPGNVEWHGQPDTWNGFSSFNGNSSLKAVTKDPGQDTGVLGSYIKALTFFAAGNKAEHGNYTALGGTASQLAKSMLDTAWGYNDGLGITTLEKRADYFRFFTKEVYFPAGWSGTFGQGNTIPGNATVPSDPAKGGNGVYASYTDILPKIKNDPKWSYLEGKYNTSYNKTTKTWDNGAPEFTYHRFWSQVDMATAYAEYDRLINNGSGPMPTATPTTTPTATPTATPTATPTTVPTATPTVAPTATPTTVPTATPTVAPTATPTTVPTATPTVAPTATPAVGNLVVQYRTTDTNATDPQFRPQLRIVNNGTTAVDLSKVKVRYYYTIDGERAQQFNVDYAALGGSNVLGSFVKLDSAVTGADHYLEISFSAGAGSLAAGANTGEIQLRINKTDWSNYNEAEDYSYDATKTSFTDWNRVPLYLNGVLVWGAQPQ; encoded by the coding sequence ATGAAGCTACGTTCATTCAAGAAACCGGCCTCCATAGTCATGACTGCTGTTCTGACCCTTTCCCTCACCAGCGGAATCTTAAACTTCAGCCCGGGAACCGCCAAGGCGGCATCGGTGGAGAAGACCCGATTCCTGCAATTGTATGACCAGCTGAAGGACCCGGCCAGCGGGTATTTCTCGGCTGAAGGTATTCCGTATCATGCGGTAGAGACCCTGCTCAGCGAGGCGCCCAACTATGGGCATATGACTACCTCCGAGGCCTATAGCTACTGGATGTGGCTTGAAGTGCTGTACGGCCATAACACCGGGGACTGGAGCAAGCTCGAATCCGCCTGGGACAACATGGAGAAATACATCATTCCGATTAATGAAGGCGACGGTGTGCAGGAGCAGCCGACGATGAGCAGCTACAACCCGAACAGCCCGGCCACCTACGCCTCGGAGCTTCCTCAGCCGGATCAGTATCCAAGCGCACTGAACGGCAAGTACACGCCGGGCAAGGACCCGCTTGATGCAGAGCTGAAGGCCACCTACGGCAATAACCAGACCTATCTGATGCACTGGCTGGTGGATGTGGACAACTGGTATGGGTTCGGCAACCTGCTGAATCCTAATCATACCGCCAGCTATGTGAACACCTTCCAGCGAGGCGTGCAGGAATCGGTGTGGGAGGCGGTCTCCCATCCTTCACAGGATAACAAGACCTTCGGCAAGCCGAATGAAGGCTTCATGAGCCTGTTCACCAAGGAAAATAGTGCGCCTTCCGCGCAGTGGCGTTACACGAATGCTACGGACGCCGATGCACGCGCTGTGCAGGCTATGTACTGGGCCAAGGATCTCGGTTATACCAATACGGTCTATCTGAACAAAGCCAAGAAAATGGGCGACTTCCTCCGTTACGGTATGTATGATAAGTATTTCCAGAAGGTCGGCAGTGCATCTAATGGTTCACCTCAGCCGGGAACCGGCAAGGATTCCAACCAGTACCTGATGGCCTGGTATACCTCCTGGGGCGGCGGTCTGGGCAGCGGCGGAGACTGGGCCTGGAGAATCGGTGCGAGCCATGCGCACCAAGGGTACCAGAATGTGGTTGCAGCCTATGCGCTGTCCACAGCAACCGCAGGGCTGGTTCCGTCCTCCGCAACAGCCGGAACGGATTGGAGCAAATCGCTGACCCGCCAATTGGAATTCTACAACTGGCTGCAATCCTCTGAAGGAGCGATTGCAGGCGGTGCCACCAATAGCTATGGCGGTTCGTACAGCGCTTATCCTGCCGGAGCCAGCACGTTCTACGGCATGCTCTACGATGAGGCGCCTGTCTATCAGGACCCGCCATCCAACAACTGGTTCGGGATGCAGTCCTGGAGTATGGAACGCGTAGCAGAGCTGTATTATATCCTGGCTTCCAGCGGGGATACCACCTCGGATAATTTCAAAATGGCCAAACGGGTCATCGAGAATTGGATAGACTGGTCTTCAGATTATGCTTTTGTAGGCAGCCGTCCTGTATCGGATGCCGCCGGCTATTATCTGGATCAGCAGGGCAACCGGATTCTAGGCGGAGCCAACCCGCAGGTGGCTACCGTGTCTGCACCGGGCGAATTCTGGATTCCGGGCAATGTGGAATGGCACGGCCAGCCGGATACCTGGAACGGCTTCAGCTCTTTTAACGGCAACAGCAGCCTGAAGGCAGTGACCAAGGACCCGGGGCAGGATACCGGCGTACTGGGCAGCTATATCAAAGCGCTCACCTTCTTCGCCGCAGGGAACAAAGCAGAGCACGGCAACTACACTGCGCTTGGCGGAACAGCTTCACAGCTGGCTAAGTCCATGCTGGATACCGCCTGGGGCTACAATGACGGCCTTGGAATTACCACTCTGGAGAAGCGAGCCGATTATTTCCGGTTCTTCACCAAAGAGGTCTATTTCCCGGCAGGCTGGAGCGGTACCTTCGGCCAGGGCAATACCATTCCGGGGAACGCGACAGTTCCATCTGACCCGGCTAAGGGCGGCAATGGAGTGTATGCGAGCTACACCGATATTCTCCCGAAAATCAAAAATGATCCCAAGTGGAGTTATCTCGAAGGAAAATACAATACTTCCTACAATAAAACCACTAAGACCTGGGACAATGGCGCACCTGAGTTCACCTATCACCGCTTCTGGTCACAGGTGGATATGGCCACGGCCTATGCCGAGTATGACCGGCTGATTAATAACGGCAGCGGCCCTATGCCGACAGCTACCCCTACAACCACGCCAACGGCTACTCCAACAGCAACACCAACCGCTACACCGACAACAGTGCCAACAGCCACACCGACAGTCGCACCGACGGCTACACCGACAACAGTGCCAACAGCCACACCGACAGTAGCGCCAACGGCTACACCGACAACAGTGCCAACCGCTACACCGACAGTCGCGCCAACCGCTACGCCTGCCGTAGGGAATTTGGTCGTTCAATACCGTACAACGGATACGAACGCCACAGATCCGCAGTTCCGTCCGCAGTTGCGGATTGTCAATAACGGGACCACAGCGGTAGACCTCAGCAAAGTTAAGGTCCGGTATTACTACACGATTGACGGCGAGCGGGCACAGCAGTTCAATGTCGATTATGCGGCCCTCGGCGGAAGCAATGTGCTGGGCAGCTTCGTGAAGCTTGATTCTGCAGTGACAGGCGCAGACCATTATCTGGAAATATCCTTCAGCGCCGGCGCCGGCAGTCTGGCAGCAGGTGCGAATACCGGCGAGATTCAATTGCGCATTAACAAGACCGACTGGAGCAATTACAATGAGGCTGAAGATTACTCCTATGATGCAACCAAAACATCTTTCACCGACTGGAACCGGGTGCCTCTGTATCTGAACGGTGTACTGGTCTGGGGCGCTCAGCCGCAATAA
- a CDS encoding replication-associated recombination protein A, giving the protein MDLFSQGEDNGSGRLLADRMRPGNLDEYIGQEHIVGKGKLLRRAIEADQVSSILLYGPPGCGKTTLAHIISHHTQGEFVRLNAVEASVKDVREVIERAQSNKALYGSKTILFLDEVHRFNSSRQDALLPAVEKGTITFIGATTENPFHYVNGALMSRSTLFQLESLTSEHSLIAMKRALADDQRGLGFMDLKADEDALLHIAAMANGDIRRALNALELAAMTTAPERDGSVHITLAVAEESIRRPIVKADESTQYDVLSAFHKSIRGSSDAALFWFLYAVEKLGMDPMTFIRRLIAASSEDIGLANPQAMVQAVSALDAYRNNGWPEAKLNIAQAILFAVESPKSDGVVTAIANVMNSLEDLKSAEVPLHLRDTHYKGASQLGHEGYQYPHNFPGHYVKQDYLPKAISNKVFYQATEQGNEAKIRHNQQLRRGQ; this is encoded by the coding sequence ATGGATTTATTCTCGCAGGGTGAAGACAACGGGAGCGGACGGCTGCTTGCAGACCGGATGCGGCCCGGTAATCTGGATGAATATATCGGACAGGAGCATATTGTAGGCAAGGGCAAGCTGCTGCGCAGAGCGATTGAAGCGGACCAGGTCTCTTCTATCCTGCTGTACGGGCCTCCAGGCTGCGGCAAAACCACTCTGGCCCATATCATATCGCATCACACCCAAGGTGAATTCGTGCGGCTGAATGCGGTGGAGGCTTCGGTGAAGGATGTGCGGGAGGTCATTGAACGCGCACAGAGCAATAAGGCGCTGTACGGCTCGAAGACGATTCTGTTCCTGGACGAGGTACACCGCTTCAACAGCTCCCGCCAGGATGCGCTGCTGCCGGCCGTGGAGAAGGGGACGATTACCTTCATTGGTGCGACAACAGAGAATCCGTTCCATTATGTGAACGGGGCCTTGATGAGCCGCTCGACGCTGTTTCAACTGGAGTCCCTGACCAGCGAGCACAGCCTGATCGCGATGAAGCGGGCGCTTGCTGACGATCAGCGGGGGCTCGGCTTCATGGATCTGAAGGCTGACGAAGACGCGCTGCTGCATATCGCCGCCATGGCGAATGGCGATATCCGCCGCGCTTTGAATGCTCTGGAGCTGGCGGCGATGACTACGGCGCCGGAGCGTGACGGCAGCGTGCATATTACGCTTGCAGTGGCGGAGGAGTCGATCCGCCGCCCGATTGTCAAAGCGGACGAATCGACGCAGTACGATGTGCTGTCCGCTTTTCACAAAAGCATCCGCGGCTCCAGTGACGCCGCCCTGTTCTGGTTCCTCTACGCGGTGGAGAAGCTCGGCATGGACCCGATGACCTTCATCCGCCGCCTGATCGCGGCCAGCAGTGAGGATATCGGCCTGGCGAACCCGCAGGCGATGGTGCAGGCGGTTAGTGCGCTGGATGCCTACCGCAATAACGGCTGGCCGGAGGCCAAGCTGAATATCGCGCAGGCGATTCTGTTCGCTGTAGAGAGTCCCAAATCTGACGGGGTAGTGACCGCTATCGCGAACGTCATGAACAGTCTGGAGGATCTGAAATCGGCTGAGGTGCCGCTGCATTTGCGGGATACGCACTATAAAGGCGCGTCCCAGCTGGGCCATGAGGGCTACCAGTACCCGCATAATTTTCCTGGCCACTATGTGAAGCAGGATTATCTGCCGAAGGCAATTTCCAATAAGGTCTTCTATCAGGCCACTGAGCAGGGCAACGAGGCCAAGATCCGCCATAACCAGCAGCTGCGGCGCGGGCAATAG
- a CDS encoding glycoside hydrolase family 9 protein has translation MSQSKRKTGCIASLSLMLACTIVSGTAVRPSVTEAATAGVNYAEALQKSIYFYEAQRSGELPADNRVEWRGDSGLQDGADVGHDLTGGWYDAGDHVKFGFPMAYTATMLAWSVYEYKDGYVQSGQLDEILDNIRWATDYFVKAHTAPNELWGQVGNGTADHNWWGPAEVMPMARPAYKIDAAHPGSDLAGETAAALASASIIFRDSDPAYADKLLLHAKQLYNFADTYRGAYSDTITDAKQYYNSWSSYADELSWGGVWLYLATGEQTYLDKAIAASDLWGTNQAGDWGYQWTQSWDDKHYGAQLLLSRITEDPKFIQSTERNMQFWTTGVNGTSDRVTYTPGGLAHLDQWGALRYAANHAFLAFVYADWITDPVKKNTAQAFAERQINYMLGDNPRNSSYVIGFGANAPEHPHHRTSHGSWSDSQTTPADHRHVLYGALVGGPSKTDAYTDAISDYVSNEVATDYNSAFTGSLARMMMLHGQGQSPLANFPPAETREDEMFTETSVNASGSNFVEIRAVLNNRSAWPARSSSQLSFNYYLDISEAVAAGYGPGDITVKAGGYNQGATVSQLLPYDEANHIYYTKVDFSGTPIYPGGQSAYRKEVQFRIAGPLNTTFWDNSNDFSFKGVAANASAATKNPYIPVYDAGVKVYGELPSGGGTPGEPQVPGRPSGLQAEPGNASVALSWNAVSGATSYTVKRSLVSGGPYTTVGTATSVVYSDSGLTNGVDYYYVVTASNSVGESTASVQVTAKPHEITVPAGALRVQYRTNDTSPGDSQIRSQFRIINTGTEAIPLSGLKLRYYYTVDGDKPQEFHCDYAAVGSGNLNGSFGKLSAPVTLADSYLEISFAAGAGSLAPGADSGEIQVRFNKSDWTAYNESNDYSYGGTQQTFADWNKVTLYRGGTLVWGLEP, from the coding sequence ATGAGTCAAAGTAAACGGAAGACCGGCTGTATCGCTTCACTAAGCCTGATGTTAGCCTGCACCATTGTATCAGGGACGGCTGTTCGCCCGTCTGTCACCGAAGCCGCCACCGCCGGAGTCAATTATGCAGAGGCACTGCAGAAATCGATCTATTTCTACGAGGCCCAGCGCTCAGGTGAGCTGCCGGCGGACAACCGCGTGGAATGGAGAGGCGACTCGGGGCTGCAGGATGGTGCCGATGTCGGCCATGATCTGACGGGAGGCTGGTATGACGCAGGGGATCATGTCAAATTCGGCTTTCCGATGGCGTATACTGCTACCATGCTGGCATGGTCAGTCTATGAATACAAGGATGGTTACGTGCAGTCCGGGCAGCTTGATGAGATTCTGGACAATATCCGCTGGGCCACAGACTATTTTGTGAAAGCGCATACTGCGCCGAATGAGCTGTGGGGACAGGTAGGTAACGGCACGGCGGACCATAACTGGTGGGGACCGGCGGAGGTCATGCCTATGGCGCGCCCGGCCTACAAGATTGATGCTGCACATCCCGGCTCGGATCTGGCTGGTGAGACTGCCGCCGCCCTTGCCTCAGCTTCCATTATTTTCAGGGATTCAGATCCCGCTTATGCGGACAAGCTCCTGCTGCATGCCAAGCAATTATACAATTTTGCCGATACGTACCGGGGGGCTTACTCCGATACCATCACTGACGCCAAGCAGTATTACAATTCGTGGAGCAGCTATGCCGATGAATTAAGCTGGGGCGGTGTCTGGCTATACCTGGCGACAGGTGAGCAGACCTATCTGGACAAGGCGATTGCCGCCAGTGATCTGTGGGGCACCAACCAGGCCGGTGACTGGGGTTACCAATGGACCCAATCCTGGGATGACAAGCATTACGGGGCACAGCTCCTGCTGTCCCGCATCACCGAGGACCCTAAGTTCATTCAGTCCACGGAACGCAATATGCAGTTCTGGACGACCGGGGTGAACGGCACCTCTGACCGGGTAACGTATACTCCAGGCGGGCTGGCCCATTTGGATCAATGGGGGGCGCTGCGGTATGCAGCCAACCATGCTTTCCTTGCTTTTGTCTATGCAGACTGGATTACTGATCCGGTGAAAAAGAATACCGCCCAGGCCTTCGCAGAGCGCCAGATTAACTATATGCTGGGCGACAATCCGCGTAATAGCAGTTATGTCATCGGCTTCGGCGCGAATGCACCTGAGCATCCTCATCACCGCACCTCACACGGCTCCTGGAGCGATAGCCAGACCACTCCGGCGGACCACCGGCATGTGCTCTACGGCGCACTTGTTGGCGGCCCCTCCAAGACCGATGCTTACACCGATGCGATTAGCGATTATGTCTCGAATGAAGTTGCAACCGATTACAATTCGGCCTTTACCGGCTCTCTGGCCCGGATGATGATGCTTCACGGCCAAGGGCAGAGTCCGCTGGCGAACTTCCCGCCGGCCGAAACGCGTGAGGATGAGATGTTCACGGAGACTTCTGTGAATGCCAGCGGCAGCAATTTTGTGGAGATCCGCGCGGTCCTCAATAACCGTTCCGCATGGCCTGCCCGCTCCAGCAGCCAGCTGTCCTTCAACTACTATCTGGACATCAGCGAGGCTGTTGCTGCGGGATATGGTCCCGGCGATATCACGGTTAAGGCCGGAGGATATAACCAGGGAGCCACCGTCTCACAGCTGCTGCCTTACGATGAAGCGAACCATATCTACTACACCAAAGTAGATTTCTCCGGCACCCCGATCTATCCGGGAGGACAGTCTGCTTACCGCAAGGAGGTTCAGTTCCGCATTGCCGGACCGCTGAACACCACCTTCTGGGATAACAGCAATGACTTCTCCTTCAAGGGAGTGGCCGCGAATGCTTCAGCGGCAACGAAGAACCCTTATATCCCAGTATACGATGCAGGTGTCAAAGTGTACGGGGAGCTGCCTTCCGGCGGCGGAACGCCAGGTGAACCGCAGGTTCCTGGACGTCCGTCCGGCCTCCAGGCTGAGCCCGGCAATGCCAGCGTAGCCTTGAGCTGGAATGCAGTCAGCGGTGCAACGTCGTATACCGTCAAGCGCTCTTTGGTGAGCGGCGGACCGTACACTACAGTGGGTACAGCTACTTCAGTAGTCTACAGCGACAGCGGACTAACGAACGGAGTGGACTATTATTATGTGGTAACCGCTTCGAACAGCGTAGGGGAGAGTACAGCGTCTGTACAGGTGACCGCCAAGCCGCACGAGATTACAGTGCCTGCCGGCGCTCTGCGTGTGCAGTACCGCACCAATGATACCAGTCCCGGGGATTCACAGATCCGCAGCCAGTTCCGGATTATCAATACAGGAACCGAGGCCATTCCGCTCAGCGGTCTGAAGCTGCGTTACTATTATACTGTTGACGGGGACAAGCCGCAGGAATTCCACTGTGACTATGCAGCTGTCGGCAGCGGGAACCTGAATGGGAGCTTCGGGAAGCTTAGTGCACCTGTTACCCTGGCCGACTCTTATCTGGAGATTTCTTTTGCGGCAGGAGCAGGAAGCCTGGCGCCAGGGGCAGACAGCGGGGAGATTCAAGTGCGCTTCAACAAGTCCGATTGGACAGCCTACAATGAGAGCAATGACTATTCCTATGGCGGTACTCAGCAGACCTTCGCGGATTGGAACAAAGTCACCCTGTACCGTGGAGGAACACTTGTCTGGGGCCTCGAACCCTAA
- a CDS encoding CD3324 family protein produces the protein MSYVNGKDVLPPGLLEELQGYIQGELLYIPKKAEERVRWGENSGSRQEIAARNEEIFCSHSSGCSVNELQKRYHLSEESIRKIISKMRQTRLAMNR, from the coding sequence GTGAGTTACGTCAATGGAAAGGATGTGCTCCCCCCGGGGCTGCTCGAAGAGCTGCAGGGTTACATACAGGGTGAGCTGTTATACATCCCGAAGAAAGCGGAAGAACGGGTAAGATGGGGCGAGAACAGCGGCTCCCGGCAAGAGATTGCTGCCCGCAACGAAGAGATCTTCTGTAGTCACAGCAGCGGCTGCTCGGTGAACGAGCTGCAGAAGAGATATCACTTATCCGAAGAAAGCATCCGCAAGATCATTTCAAAAATGCGGCAAACGCGGCTGGCGATGAACCGCTAG